The Cyclobacterium amurskyense genome contains the following window.
TGTATATTAAAAGGATTTCGAACGAGTGAGAAAAGAGAAATGTCCACTAATGTTACAGGGTAGTGGGAGAGCAGCTTTCGAACCATTAGCCTTATTTACTTTCAGCCTGAGCTTTGAAATAGCTCGCTTAACCCTACTACTTTAATTGCTACATTCTCCAAGTAGCTTAAAACCTTATTCTTCACGAAAAAGACTTTCAAAGAAGCCATGAATTACCAAACATTTCAACCTCATCCAGATTTACAAGCACTTGTAAATTGCTATTGGACCCTAGAAGTCCCAGCTGAAAAAGACGCTCAAAAACAAAGGATTATACCTGATGGCTGTATTGAAATGGCATTTATCCTGGGAGATGACGTAAAACGCTATACTTCCGAAGGAGAATTCATTATACAACCGCGTGCAATGGTGCTTGGGCAAACAATAGAACCTTTTTATATTGAGCCAACAGGTTATGTCAATACTTTTGCGATTCGATTTTACCCTTATGGTTTTGCGAACTTCGTAACCATTCCGATTAAAAACCTGGTGAATAAGGAAACGCCAATTGAATTGTTGTTTGGTGAAAAAGACGGAAATGCCTTAGAAAAAAAGATAATTGAGGCAAGCGATAGTAGGGAACGAATAGGGATAATTGAAAGGTTTCTTTTAGATAAGATGAACGAAAAATCAACTATTGATTCTATCGTAAAATCGACCATTGATGCCCTGTTATTAACAAATGGAAGTGCTTCAATAGGTGCAATTCTTAAAGGGGATCTATCCAAAAGGAGACAACTTGAAAGAAATTTTTTGAAACAAATAGGTGTTAGCCCAAAGCAGTTAGGTAAAGTAATCCGATTACAAACTGCGCTAAAAATGATGCTCAACAAAGAGACTGAAAACCTCACCAATATCGCTTATGAAAGTGAGTATTTTGACCAAGCCCATTTTATAAAAGATTTTAAAGAGTTTACCGGCATCAACCCGAAAAAGTTTTTAGGCAATGAAAGTATGGCACTTTCTACCCTTTTCTACAAATAGTTTGCCTGACGCATTTTTACAATTTTGCACCCTACAAGTGTTCTAAATTTGTATTGTCGATTTAAAGATGACAATATGAACAAAGCCATACTTTATACAGCCACATTACTAAGCTTTAGTATGATGGCTTGCAACAGCCAAAACGAATCCAAAACCGAAGCAATAGCGGTTGACACTCAGGTAAATAAAAAGAAAAACGATATGAAAAGCCATGTTTCAATTTTTGAAATTCCAGCCACGGATCTTTCAAGAGCAGTAGATTTTTATCAAGCAATTTTAGGCATTCCCATTGAGAAAATGGAGATGCCAGGTATGGAAATGGGAATATTTCCATACGAAGAACAAATGGTTACAGGCGTTTTAATGAAAGGGGAAGGGTACAATCCTTCAGCTGACGGCGTTACCCTTTACCTTAATGGTGGAGATGACCTGCAAAACATACTTGGTAAGGTCGAACCCAATGGAGGGGAAATTATTGTCCCGAAAACAGCCCATGCGGATGACAGTGGGTTTTTCGCCTTGTTTTTAGATACGGAAGGAAATAAACTTGGTCTACATTCGCCTAATTAGTTAGGATAGGTTGAAAAGTTATGCACTCAAGCAAAAACGGTTCGGGTTTTAATCAGAACCGTTTTCGCTTTAAATAGGTATATTTCTATCAGAAAATAAAGTAGAATACCAATTTAAATGAACAATGAGGGCAAAAGAATTTGTTGACACATTAAAAATTATTGGTCAGGAATAACCTGGAAATATCCCTAAAAAGGAACTGTTTTCTTTAGCGAAAAAATTTCAATTCATGCCAGTTGAGGAGGTGGTAAAATTACTTAGAGATGAAAATTTTGACCATCGACTAGGAGCTGTTTCAATTTTAGATTGGAAAGCACGGAATAAAAAAACATCTCTAGAAGAGAGGCATGCTATTTACACAGCATATATTGATAATCACCAATGGATTAACGATTGGGGAATGGTAGATAGAGCAGCCCCTTATGTTATTGGGGGTTACTTGTTTGGTAAGGACAAAAAGCCCCTGTATGATTTGGCCAGATCCACAAACCCTATGGAACGGCGTACGGCAATTGTTAGCACTTATTATTTTATTCGAAAGGGTGAAATAGAGGACACATTCAAGATTGCTGAAATACTTGTTAACGATTCAGAACACTTTGTTCAAACGGCTGTGGGGAGTTGGGTTAGAGAAGCGGGTAAAAGAGATGAAGAAAGATTAAAAGCCTTTTTGAATGCCTATGCGGCAACTATGCCGAGAGTTACTTTGAGGGTTGCCATTGAGAGGTTTGACCCTAAGCTGCGGAAATACTATCTGGATTTAGTCAAACAGAATTAATAAAGAAGATTAACGCTGAAAATATTTTGCAGTAAACTATAACCACCTAAGATTGATAGAATCATACGAGTCTATTAATTTCAGTATGTGGTTACATTACGGGTTAGCCACTTATTTATTGAAACTTATTTTGTTCCTAAGCGCTTAAAAAACTGGATCATTTTATTGGCTTAAAAGAGTCACTTAGGGATTAAAAATCTAAGGTTTCACTGTCCACCATATCGATATAACGCTTCATTTTCTTCAGAATTACTTTGAAGTGGTGGGTTTCATCTCTTGTTACAAAAGTGATGGCCAAGCCCTCAGTTTTGGCTCTCCCAGTACGGCCTACTCGGTGTACAAAGTCCTTAGGAGATCTAGGCAATTCATAATTTATAACATAAGGAAGCTCAAGGAAATCAATCCCTCTAGAGATCAAATCTGTAGCCACCAATACTTGTATTTTTCCGGATTTGAAATCCTCTAATGCCTTTAATCTTGCAAACTGACTCTTCTTCCCATGGATTGAATCTGCTTCAAACCCATTATTGTATAGCTTTCTAGCTACCGCATCTGCTTTAACCCCAGAAGAGGTAAATACCAATACTTGGCTCATTTCATTTTCTCTGAGTAAGTGTCTTAGCAAAGGGCCTTTGCGCTCATCACTCACGAAGTAGCCAGATAAGTTTATCAATTCCACATCTTCAGCATTGTCTTTAACTTCCACAACTTCTGGATTTGAAAGCAATACCCGGTTGATTCCTGCCAACTGATCACTTAATGTTGCCGAAAACAACATGTTTTGCCTTTTGCTAGGCAAAAGCGCAAAGATCTCTTGCATTTCTTTTTCGAAACCAAGATTTAACATCTTATCAGCTTCATCTAACACTAATGTTTCCACCTTTGATAGATCTATAGCACTGGACCTTTGTAAGTCTAGCAATCGTCCTGGGGTGGCAACTAATATGTCCACTCCGAAAATAGCTTTCATTTGAGGATTGATGGATACACCACCATAGATGGCCATAGATTTGATCGGATGGGGTAACTTATGAGACAATTCTTTAAATACTTCGACAACCTGAATAGCCAATTCTCGAGACGGGACTAGAACCAGAACTTTTGGCTGCCTACTTTTTTTAGGCGCAGGTCCATAGGCCATTTTATTCAATATTGGCACCACATAACTAACTGTCTTGCCTGAGCCTGTTTTAGCGATTCCTAGTAGATCCCTTCCTTTGATTAACACAGGGATGGCTTGAGTTTGAATAGGCGTAGGGCTCTCATATCCCAGAGAAGTAATATTGGATAGTATCGAAGGATGGAGCTTGAGTTTTACAAAAGACATGTTTCAAATTTATATTTATAGACTTGTGGCCTAAACCATATTATAATAGTACGAAAAATAAAGAAAATCCTTCAAGAAGTAACCTTTTACTATCTGCCAAGTTAAATAAGTAATTAAGAAGCTGGGCTTAATGCAATGCTTTATAATTACTTAATAGCTAAAGGGACTGATAAATTATATTTTAAGAACTTTTGGAAGAAGTAATAAACGCCTCAATTAATCGCCTCAGTTTTCCAAAGTGAGGCTGGCTTGGTATGCGAATCAAATGCTGTAATTATAATAGCTGAAAGCAATGTTTAATTATTGGCAATAGTGGCTGAAGTATTTGGTGTCCCGGAAATGCTTTCTAATAGGACGATTAAAATAGATTTTAGGTGCATTGCACTTTAATCAGGCATTTTGGAACAAGCAGCGATGAAATTTACTTCCATGTAGTCAACAATACTTATTAATCCATTAAATTAGTAATGCATATAAGGATAAACACCACTTAGGGATAGGTATCTTCCTGCATTGTTCATTACCCTCAGAAACCAAAAATAGATATAGTGAAAATTGATAAGCTACACCACATCGCAATAATTTGTTCGGACTACAATAGATCTAAAAAGTTTTACACCGATATTTTGGGATTTACGATTGACAAAGAAATCTACAGAGAAGAAAGGCAATCCTATAAACTTGACCTTTCCTTAAACGGGGAATATTTAATCGAACTTTTCTCTTTTCCAGACCCACCATCAAGACCCTCAAGGCCCGAAGCGAATGGTTTGAGGCATATTGCTTTTGGAGTAAAGGATATAAAGGAGGCGATTGAATATTTGAAATTAAAGGAGGTAGTAGCAGAAGAAGTTCGAATAGATGAATTCACCAATAAGAAGTTTACCTTTATCGCTGACCCAGACAATTTGCCAATCGAATTTTACGAAGTATGATAAATATTGGGCAATATATTGACGGGTTTAATTTACTTTTCCCTCAAAGCATCAATAAAGCGCCTTGGGAGTTTATCAACGACTTGGAAAACACCATTAATGAACGAATATCCAAACTGTCATCTGAATATAGGATTGAAGACAATATAGCAATACATAAAACGGCAACGGTAGAACAAGGCGCAATTTTGAAGGGGAGCCTAATTATTTCTGAAAATTGCTTTATAGGAGCACACGCTTACTTTAGAGGGCCTATTTATTTAGGTAAATCTGTTAAAATCGGTCCGGGTTCAGAAGTCAAACAATCGATAATTTTAGACAACTCTGCAATAGCCCACTTCAACTATATTGGGAACAGTGTAATAGGCAAAAACATTAATTTTGAAGCAGGTTCAATTTGTGCCAACCACTTTAATGAAAGACAGATTAAAACGATTTTCATTAAGCATAATGGACAGCTAATTGATACAAAAACAGAAAAATTCGGGTCATTGGTAGGCGATAATTCTAAAATTGGTGCCAATGCAGTATTGTCTCCAGGTTCAATTTTAGAAGTAAACAGTATCGTCAAAAGACTCGAATTAATTGAACAAGTAAAGTAATGAATAGGGAAGGGTCAAAGCATTGTTATCCTTCTTCGTATATAGGGAATTCTTGAAAATAACAGCCTATGAAAATAATCTCAACGAATATTGGAACACCAACTACCTTTCTTTGGAAAGGCAAGGAAGAAACAACTGGCATCTATAAAAAGCCTACAAATGAACGGCTCTATTTAACGAAAAACGATGTTTTAGGTGATGAGATTTCCAATCGCTTGAATCATGGAGGCTATTATAAAGCCTGTTATTTGTTTTCTGCTGAACAATACCCCTACTGGAAGGATTTGTATCCTGATCTTGATTGGTCTTGGGGCATGTTTGGAGAAAACCTTACAGTTAGTGGATTTGATGAAAGAGAGGTGCTGTTGGGGGCGATTTATAAGGTAGGGGATGCCATGGTTCAGATTTCCCAATACAGAGAACCCTGTTATAAGTTTGGACATAAATTTGGAACCCAAAAAGTACTTAAGCAATTTATTGAACATGGTTTTGGTGGTACTTATGTAAGCATTCTAGAAGAAGGACATGTTGGTATTGGTGACGAATTTATCCTGGTAGAACGGCCTGAAAACAGTTTAACCGTGGCATCCTTATTTCAACTGGTATTCGCAAAAGAAAAGAACCAGGAATTGCTGAAAATTGCAGCTAAAAGCAAAGCAATTCCTCCCAAAAAGAGGATTTTATTAAGCAATTGTATTGAATAGTAGGGTTAATAATGCCTCGATCATGAAAATATTCTTTATGCTGTGTATATTCTATTTTTAGTATAGGAATTTCAAGTACAATTAGCTTTTACTTAAATGGTCGATTTAAACAGATTAAAACAAATTTATAAGTTTGGCAAGGAGCTTAGTTTAAAGGATATCCAGGTTTTATTAAAGGCTGCAAAAAATGGTTCATTTAGGAAGAAAGAGCTTCTCATAAATGAAGGCTCCAAAAGGAATGATGTTTTCTATATTAAAAGTGGTTTGGTTCGTTGTTTTAACATCAATGACAAGGGAGAAGAAATTACCTTAAAATTAATCCCAGAACATCAGGTTGTTGCCAATGTTGATTTGATTTTGTTTAGCCAAGCCTCCAGATTTTTTTATGAAGCATTGGAAAATACTGAGGTATTTTTTATTGATTATGATGTATTGCAGGATTTGGTTTCAAGGAATCCGAAATTAGAGGCCAATAGAAAGTATGTGCTTCAACGTTTATTAAAAGAGTCCATGGAGAGGGTTGAGTCTTTCGTCTTGCTAACTCCAGAAGAAAGGTACCTAAGGTTTGTAAAAGACTACCCAGGGATTACCAATAGGGTTCAGGATAAATACATTGCAAATGTTCTTGGCATTACTCCCGTTTCACTTAGCAGGATTAGAAAAAGGATAGCCACCAAAAACTAATCCTCCGGTTTCATAAATTATCTTTTGTTAACGCCTTTAGCCTTAGGGCTGTTATAGATTTGTGTCATTGTTAAACTTAAAAACGAATATCATGACACTTTCAAAATCAATTGTTACAGCCATTGTAATTCAATCCTTGATTTCTTGCACAAACGAGGAAGATATGGAAGTTAAAAATGTAGTCTCTGAAGAGGAAGCTGTAGTGCTAATAGAAAGCTCCCTGCAAAAAAGTACAGGAGGTTTGAATGAAATGACGAACACCTTTTCTGAAGAATTGACTACAGATATCACCTTAAATGAGCTTTGCGGCACCTTGTATGAAGCCTCCTTAAATTATAATTATAACGAGGCTCCTATATTAGCAGATTATGAGATAGATTGGTCCTATATGATGGCTTGCAATGGTTTTAATGTACCACAAATGGTGGAATTTGAGGCCAGTTCAGTTGGTAGTTATTCAACATCAAGAATTAATTCAAATGATGTTACCAATACTGCCATAGACATTTCAGGATTACAGCCATCAGCTTCTTCGCTCTTGTTTAGTGGTTTTTTTAATAGAGAAGGAAACCAAAGCATCACCACAAACCTAAAAACAAGAAGTTTATCGAGTAAATTTAATGTTGATTTGGTTGATGTGCTTATCGATAAATCAAATTACAGCATATCCTCTGGTGGAGGAACATTTGTTCTATCAGGATTGAGTGAAAATATTCCCTTTTCTTTTAATGGTACAATTGTTTTCAATGGAAATGGCAGTGTTTCCTTAACAGTAAATGAGAATGATTATGAAATCAATATAAACGAATAAAACCATGGAGGGAATAAGCCTTCACTATTTTACTCCTATAGCGAGCAATATTATTCGCTACTTTATGGTTGCAGGTACGGCTTTTGTGATTTTCTATAAGTTTTATCCCAATAAATTTTTTAAGAACAAAATTCAGTTGGGTCTTGCTAAGAATAAAGATTTTATCCGTGAGATTTTGCATTCAGTGCAATCGAGTTTTGTGATTGGACTGGTGATAGCTTTGTTTTTATTTACCCCACTCCGTGATTATGTTGCTATTTACAATGATTTTCATGAATACCATTTTCTGTGGATACCATTAAGCATACTATTAGCCTTAATACTGCATGACAGCTATTTTTATTGGATGCACAGGGTTGTACATCACCCTAAATTGTTCAAGAGTATACATTTAACTCATCATAAGTCTACAAATCCCTCTCCATGGACTTCATTTTCTTTTCATTTTTATGAAGCAATTACTGAAGCCATGGCTGTTCCTTTAATTTTATGTTTGATTCCCATGCATCCTTTGTCATTGATACTTTTTGGGTTATTGTCTTTTTGTATTAACGTTTATGGGCATTTAGGCTATGAAATTGCACCAAAATGGTTCAGGAACTCTCTTTTGTTTGAAGTACTCATTAGCTCAACTTATCATAATCTTCATCATGCAAAACCTAAGGGGAATTATGGTTTGTATTTTAGGTTTTGGGACAGGTTATTAAAGACGGAAAACCCAAATTATAGGATGGATTATGATCGAATACAAAAAAGAAGGTTTGGCCAATAGTAGGCTGGTTTATTATACTTGGTTCAAAATAAAATTCTTTTAAATCATTATTGTAAAATATTTAATTGTTATATTAGGATAATATATAGAATTAAAACCTATTGGTAGTGGCTTCTCTACCTTTCCAGGAGTGGGTTATCCTTTGCAAATTTCAGCTTGATTAGCCTGCAATTATTATCAGAACCCTAAAATTTACATGATGGAAGAATTAAAAAAACGCAATGCTTTCTACATTGGAGGGCTTGTTGCCATACTTTTGGCCAGTTATTTTTCATGGACAATGTTTTTTCTATTCCTAAGCCTTATTTTATACCCATTAGGGGTCATTCTTGTTTTGCTTTCAAAAAAGAGATGGTGGATAAAAGTGATTACAATTCTTTTACCTTTGACCTTTACGCTTCCAACCTCAGTGATGTTAAAGGATTTTTTTGATTCTCTTGTCTCTTAAGTAAGCGAAAATATCTTCCTACATTTATACTTTGGGACGGCTTTACAAATTAAACCCGAAATATGCAATAGACATTCTATTACGTGCTGAAATCGCTTTAAAATCAGCCACTTCGTTGCTGTTTTCAATTTCACCATAGCGGTGCTATGCTAAAATCTCCAAACAGCCTGATTTTCTTGCGATTGCAACACTCATCACGAATTCTATTACATAATCCGGGTTAAAAGCCGTTTTAGATATTTTGAATTTATTGGGTCTGCGCTTTTTATTCAAAGCTATGGACTAAACAGAAAAGATGGGTAAACAAAAACTGATTAACCGACTAAAGAAATATTACCCAATGGAAAGGTTTCATGCTTTTGTTTCATTTCCATTGATTTTTATATACCTCATTTTTAAGAATTCCATTTCTGATATAGTATTTCTACTATATGGTCTCTTGATCTGCATAGTAATATTGATCCAAGGACAACACTATTGGAAATTGAAATACTACCGATTGATAGAAAAGCCGTTCAATCAAGAAAAAAACTTAAACCTTTTTAAAAACGCAAAGAAATTAAATTTACTGTTGATAGGGTTAATACCTGTAGTTTTTATCATCCAACTTTTTTTAAATAACTGGAAAATTATCCCAGAAAATTTAATGCTTTGGGCTGTTTTAGCCAATTTATTTGGCATTTTTGAACATATCAATTACTACAACCGGCAGTTGATGGTTGACAATTCATCAGACATGGCATACATAAAGCGGAACAGAAAATTGAAAGTTGCCAGTCTGGCTAAAGATTTAAAGGAAAACCAATTCTAAAAACAAGTTTTAACATTCCAGCAATAGGAGCAATTGATTTCTCAATCAATTACTCGCCAATTCAGGCTTTTCATTTTTCCCTGCAAATACGATTACCAATATGGAGGCAATAAACATGATCAAACTGTAAATGACCACAGGGATCACCATGGCGGAATTTTGCAATAAGGTGGCCGCGATCATGATGCCAAGTGTGCCATTTTGAATGCCTGATTCAATACTAATGGATATTTGTTGCTTGTAAGGCAATGCAAAAAGCTTGGCAAGCAAGAAGGCAAAACCGAAGGTAAGCACATTCAAGATCAAGGTAACAGGTCCTGCTTCGGCAAAGAAACCGATAATATTGTCTTTCTCCTTAAAGATGGCACCACCTACAATGATTACAAAAAACACAATAGAGGCGATTCTTACTGTTTTATCAGCTTTTTGGGAGAGGGCAGGAAAGAGATGTTTTAAGAACATACCAATGGCGACTGGAACTAGCGTCACACCGGTTATTTGGACAATGGTTTGTAAAACAGGTAGTGCAACTGTTCCTTCTTCACCAAAAAAGATAATCGAATAGTTGATGTACAGAGGAATGGTGACGATCGTTATGATAGAACTCATCGCGGTGAGGCTGATAGAAAGGGCCGTATCACCTTTGCAAAGGTGGGTGATCATATTGGAAGTAGGTCCTCCAGGGCAGCTTGCAATGATCATAACGCCTACAGCCATCGAACCTGAGAGACCAAAGGCAAGGATGAGGATAAATCCCAAGACCGGTAACATAATTAATTGACAAAAAAGACCAAGACTTAATGCCTTAGGGGAAACAAAGATGTTTTTAAAGTCCTTTAAACTTAGGGTTAGTCCCATGCCAAGCATAATAAAAGCCAGCGCTAAAGGGAGAAAAACAGCAGTTAACACATTACTTTCCATAGTTGTTATTTTGGGTGGTTTTATTTTATTACTTGAAAACTATTTAATCGGGCCATAAGTATAGTGAAAGGGTATTATTAATTTGCTTTTCCGCCAATTTTTCAAGATTTATGTCCAATAATTCATCATTTACTTTTTCCACCTGTTCCCGCATTTCTATGGGTAGTTGGGCATAGCCGTGGTATGCACCTAAAATCGCCCCAGCAATCGCTGCGGTAGTATCATTGTCTCTCCCATAATTTACTAGGAAAATCATTGTCTCCTTAAATTTGAAATCGTTGAAAAGCATGGCTGTAAGTACCTGAAGGTGGATTTCGGCAGCATGGAAAGGCATGTCTTGGAGGTTCTGATCCAGGAGTTGGTAGGCACGAAGAATAGAGGACTCTGGGATTAAGGTGGTTTTGTTTGGTTTTAATTCTGTACCTAAACTGTCTTTGGCTTCTGCAACAATATCCAGAGCCAACTCATATACCCGATAACTGCTTCTACCTACAAGACGACTAGAGAAGTAACCTTCGGGGTCTATATCCTTTAAAACACGCAAAACCTCATTTTGATTACCATTAGCAGTAAGTGCAGCAGATGTCATAGCAGCAGAGAGGGCACTTATGTCTTTGGCCAGTCCCAGATCGTAAATACTTAAATTATAGGCTTGATTGTAGGCCATTTCCGGGTCGCTGGGGTACAATAAGCCCAGAGCAGGGGCATACAATAAGCCGGCACATACCATTTCACCACCATAGAATTTACCCATGGCCTTTTGGTAAGGTTTGAGTTTATTTTCCTTTATGGCAAGAGAGACCTTATACCATTCTTGTAACCACAAGACTTTAAGGTTTGTCTCTTCCAAGTCTTTAGTTTGGTCAGGCTTCAAGGATTTGTACCTGTTAAAATATGCTTCGTAAGTTTGTATAATGTGATTAGAGAAGGCGTCTACATCTAGGCTCAGGCTATTTTGCTCCGACATGAAATCCACAATCAAGGCTTTCCAACGGGTATCATCTGTAGTACCTCCAGCTGGTAGATTGGCCTTCCATATTCCCTCTGGCGAGACTTCTCGAACCATGGTGTCCAAACCAGTAACCCAACCATAGGTCTTTTGAATATCTTCCCTGGCCCACATTTCTGTAGGAGCTCCCATGGCATCACCAATGGCACTTCCCACAATTAGGCCTTTCACTTTATCAGATAGTTCAGATTTGCTTAGTTCGGAAACTGGTAAGTCAGCTTTATTAGTATTCTCTTGTTTTCCCCCTTCACAGGCCCATAAACAACAGCCAATGAAAACATAGATACAAAAGTTAAAATTTCTCATTCATAATCAGATTTATGGCAAATGTTGCTAATTTTTTTTTCTCTTCTAAGGATAGAGAAAGGGGAAGTTGTGCCAAGCCAAACAGTCTACGCAATATTTCAACACCAGTATACTGTGCTAAAATTTCATTTTTTAAGGGGTAGCTTTCAATGATTCTGAGTAGTTCGCTTACAGCAGTGGATGAAAGTTTTAAATGGGCTAACATGACGGCCAAATCAAATTCTGGCTCGCCTAAAAATGCAAATTCTGTATCTATGATTTTTAATCCCTTTTCCGTCTCAAACCAGCTACCTGGATAGAAATCTCCATGAATAAGCACATCTCCCGGCTTCAGGTACCTTTCCCCTAAAAGATTTATTTTCTCTATTAGTTCAGGCTTGTCTTTCACCATGGTAGATAGATCTTGTAAGCCTTCCTGGATTTGGTCCAGGTTAAATCCATTGTCAGGTAAAAAAGGCAATACAAAAATGTGCTGGTGATTCAGTTTCCTCATCTCTTGGTTGATAGGGAAATCAGTTACGGGTAATTGGTGCAGTTTTTTAAGATAGGTCAACAAAAGGTCTATAACCTTTTTATTGAGGCTGTTTTTGTTTTCATATAGCCACAAATAATCGCCTCCTTTATCCAAGTGTTCTATGGCCAGGAGCCAGGCATTTTTATCAAATCCCAATACGGCTGGAGAAAAGCAGGCCAATAAATTGTCTTTATTTATTTCATTGTAGAATTTTAATTCTATTTCTATCCTATTTAATGGGGCAGGCACTTCCGGAAATTTGACAACATATGGCCGTGATTGTTTCAGGACAAAGATGCGTTTGTTGGTTTTTATCTTCAGGGTGACATTCATGTTCCCTTTTCCTGCCTGATACGAATCAATTACTTCTTCGCCCGAAAGCAACATTCCATTCCCTTTCAGGTAGGAGATTTGTTTGGGTTCAAGTGGGATTGTAATAAACATTTAATTATTTTTTTAGAAAATTAACCTTCATTTACCAGAATAGAAATCAAAATGGTAAGAAAGATTATTTTACTTAAATAAAAACATTGATCCTAGTTCTTTTCTAGCATTAACTGTTTTATTTTTGGGTCATGAGTAAAACAAAAACAGACAGTCCACTTTTGAGCCAGTTGTCGCTTGAATTGGATGGTGAACTGCATTACGATAGTTTGATGAAAACTTTGTATGCCACTGACGCTTCAGTGTACCGGTCCCTACCCACAGCTGTGGCCTTGCCTAAAAGCCCTTCTGATATAAAAAAACTAATTCATTTTGCCAATTCAAATAACCTATCATTAATTCCAAGAACAGCAGGAACTTCCCTAGCCGGTCAGTGTGTAGGAGATGGAATAGTTGTGGATGTTTCCAAATACCTAAACAAAATCATTGAGTTCAATAAGGACGAAGGATGGGTAAGGGTTCAGCCAGGAGTTGTGAGAAATGAATTGAACAATTACTTAAAGGAATATGGGTATTTCTTTAGCCCTATTACGAGTACAGCTACCAGAGCCATGATAGGCGGTATGGTTGGTAACAACAGTTGTGGTACCACCTCTATCGTATATGGTAGTACCAGAGAGCATGTGCTAGAGCTGAAAGTCTTGCTATCCGATGGGTCTGAGGCTGTTTTCAAGTCCATGACTGAAAGTGATTTTGAACTTAAATGCAAACAAGAAAATCTGGAAGGTGAACTTTATCGACATGTAAAGGAAGAATTAAGCCGTCCGGAAATACAAAAAAATATTAGGGAACATTTCCCCAAAGAGAGCATACATAGAAGAAATACTGGTTATGCCTTAGATTACCTTTTGGAGTCTCAGCTTTTTTCTGATAAAGATGCTCCATTTGATTTTTGTAAATTATTATGTGGATCAGAAGGTACTTTAGCAATCACTACAGAAATTAAAATTCACCTCGATCCACTTCCAGATCCTTTTGATATTGTGGTAGCGGCTCACTTTGAGACTATTCATGACAGCATGAAAGCGGCTCAGGTGGCCATGAAAGAAAAGCCTACAGCTGTAGAGTTGATGGATAAAAACATCTTGGATTGTACCAAGG
Protein-coding sequences here:
- a CDS encoding AraC family transcriptional regulator, whose translation is MNYQTFQPHPDLQALVNCYWTLEVPAEKDAQKQRIIPDGCIEMAFILGDDVKRYTSEGEFIIQPRAMVLGQTIEPFYIEPTGYVNTFAIRFYPYGFANFVTIPIKNLVNKETPIELLFGEKDGNALEKKIIEASDSRERIGIIERFLLDKMNEKSTIDSIVKSTIDALLLTNGSASIGAILKGDLSKRRQLERNFLKQIGVSPKQLGKVIRLQTALKMMLNKETENLTNIAYESEYFDQAHFIKDFKEFTGINPKKFLGNESMALSTLFYK
- a CDS encoding VOC family protein, which codes for MNKAILYTATLLSFSMMACNSQNESKTEAIAVDTQVNKKKNDMKSHVSIFEIPATDLSRAVDFYQAILGIPIEKMEMPGMEMGIFPYEEQMVTGVLMKGEGYNPSADGVTLYLNGGDDLQNILGKVEPNGGEIIVPKTAHADDSGFFALFLDTEGNKLGLHSPN
- a CDS encoding DEAD/DEAH box helicase gives rise to the protein MSFVKLKLHPSILSNITSLGYESPTPIQTQAIPVLIKGRDLLGIAKTGSGKTVSYVVPILNKMAYGPAPKKSRQPKVLVLVPSRELAIQVVEVFKELSHKLPHPIKSMAIYGGVSINPQMKAIFGVDILVATPGRLLDLQRSSAIDLSKVETLVLDEADKMLNLGFEKEMQEIFALLPSKRQNMLFSATLSDQLAGINRVLLSNPEVVEVKDNAEDVELINLSGYFVSDERKGPLLRHLLRENEMSQVLVFTSSGVKADAVARKLYNNGFEADSIHGKKSQFARLKALEDFKSGKIQVLVATDLISRGIDFLELPYVINYELPRSPKDFVHRVGRTGRAKTEGLAITFVTRDETHHFKVILKKMKRYIDMVDSETLDF
- the gloA2 gene encoding SMU1112c/YaeR family gloxylase I-like metalloprotein — translated: MKIDKLHHIAIICSDYNRSKKFYTDILGFTIDKEIYREERQSYKLDLSLNGEYLIELFSFPDPPSRPSRPEANGLRHIAFGVKDIKEAIEYLKLKEVVAEEVRIDEFTNKKFTFIADPDNLPIEFYEV
- a CDS encoding DNA alkylation repair protein; protein product: MFSLAKKFQFMPVEEVVKLLRDENFDHRLGAVSILDWKARNKKTSLEERHAIYTAYIDNHQWINDWGMVDRAAPYVIGGYLFGKDKKPLYDLARSTNPMERRTAIVSTYYFIRKGEIEDTFKIAEILVNDSEHFVQTAVGSWVREAGKRDEERLKAFLNAYAATMPRVTLRVAIERFDPKLRKYYLDLVKQN
- a CDS encoding MOSC domain-containing protein; its protein translation is MKIISTNIGTPTTFLWKGKEETTGIYKKPTNERLYLTKNDVLGDEISNRLNHGGYYKACYLFSAEQYPYWKDLYPDLDWSWGMFGENLTVSGFDEREVLLGAIYKVGDAMVQISQYREPCYKFGHKFGTQKVLKQFIEHGFGGTYVSILEEGHVGIGDEFILVERPENSLTVASLFQLVFAKEKNQELLKIAAKSKAIPPKKRILLSNCIE
- a CDS encoding Crp/Fnr family transcriptional regulator; this translates as MVDLNRLKQIYKFGKELSLKDIQVLLKAAKNGSFRKKELLINEGSKRNDVFYIKSGLVRCFNINDKGEEITLKLIPEHQVVANVDLILFSQASRFFYEALENTEVFFIDYDVLQDLVSRNPKLEANRKYVLQRLLKESMERVESFVLLTPEERYLRFVKDYPGITNRVQDKYIANVLGITPVSLSRIRKRIATKN
- a CDS encoding DapH/DapD/GlmU-related protein is translated as MINIGQYIDGFNLLFPQSINKAPWEFINDLENTINERISKLSSEYRIEDNIAIHKTATVEQGAILKGSLIISENCFIGAHAYFRGPIYLGKSVKIGPGSEVKQSIILDNSAIAHFNYIGNSVIGKNINFEAGSICANHFNERQIKTIFIKHNGQLIDTKTEKFGSLVGDNSKIGANAVLSPGSILEVNSIVKRLELIEQVK